DNA from Solanum stenotomum isolate F172 chromosome 3, ASM1918654v1, whole genome shotgun sequence:
ATTCCAATTAATTACCAAACCCATAACACACCCACATACATaacttcaacttcaattttccCCAATTCATCCTctctaaaaatggaaaaaaaatctgGTAAAAAATTTCATCCCCGATCTGGAAATTCCGTTACATATGACTCATCCTACCCCATCTACGCCATGGCTTTTTCCTCCTTCACTTCTTCCCTCCCCAATCGCCACCCTCGAATTGCCATTGGGAGCTTTATCGAAGAGATCAACAATTGTGTTGATATTCTCTCTTTCGATGCACATAACCTAACCCTTAAGCCTATTCCGAATCTCTGTTTCGAACACCCTTATCCACCTACGAAGCTCATGTTCCATCCTAATCCTTTTGATTCTCTCAAATCGAATGACATTCTTGCCTCCTGCAGTGACTACCTCCGTCTTTGGGAAGTTGGTGATACTTCTATTGAACCCCTTTTCACTCTCAGTAAGAATAAAACTAGTGAATACGTTGCCCCTTTGACGTCTTTTGATTGGAATGAGGTGGAGCCCAGAAGAATTGGTACTTCCAGTATAGACACTACTTGTACCATCTGGGATGTTGAAATAGGGGCTGTCGAATCTCAAATTATAGCCCATGATAAAGAAGTTTACGATATAGCTTGGGCTGAAGCTGCGGTTTTTGCCTCCGTTTCTGCTGATGGGTCAGTTAGGATTTTTGATTTGAGGCATAAGGAACATACTACAATTATTTATGAGAGTCCAGAACCGGGTACTCAGTTGTTGAGGTTGGCTTGGAACAAGCATGACTTAAGATATCTGGCTACTATGTCGATGGATTGCAACAAGATTATGATTTTAGATATTAGATCTCTAGCAAGGCCTGTGGCAGAGTTGGCTAGGCATCAGGCGAGTGTTAATGCTATTGCTTGGGCTCCACAGAGTCGTCGACATATTTGTTCGGCTGGGGATGACGGGCAGGCGCTCATTTGGGAGTTGCCAACTGTTGTAGGGCCTAATGGGATTGATCATATGGCAAGGTACTCTGCTGGAGCTGAGATTAATCAAATTCAGTGGTCTGCTGCGCATCATGATTGGATTGCCATTGCGTTTTCTAACAAGTTGCAACTGCTTAAAGTATAAGGCAATTGGATGATTGAATTTTTCCTGTAAGCCAACAATTATTACTGCTTtagtataattattaatttgtgGTGGAAAGGGGTTAGAGCTTAGATGTTATTGTGCGTCCTTTTTGGACTGCTCGATCGTGTTATACATTTAGATAGTACAACTTATTATGTggcaaaaaaacaaaataggaaaagataATTCAGTAATTCTGAAATCCTGTTGATTTCTGCTTGTGGTAGATAATATATTAATAAGTTATTGATGAAGTTTAGTATGTTTTTAATCTGTGATGGAGGGGGTTGGAGATTAGATTTTGTTATGTGTCCTTTTTAGACTGCTCAACTATGTTATACATTTAGATAGTTACAACTTATTGTGTGTGGCAATAGAACAAAACAGGAAAAACTGATTTAGTAATTCTGAGTCCTGTTGATTCTTGCTTGAGGTAGATAATGTACTAATGAGCTATTGAATGCAGGATCCTGTTTATGTGGTTTCACTTATTGATGTGGTTcctaattctattttttttttgaggaacAAGTAACTGTGTATTCACAAAATTCCATCATCCAAGCAATGATAAGAGTGAGCACTTGCATCCCATAGGGTAAAAAATAGAAGGCCAGAAGAACTAGTCTATGGAGCTTTACAATTTCCctataaaatcatcaaaaagTTCTATATCCCCCACCATatcctgtttacaccaaaaatatagaagaCTAAGGCAATTCATTCTGATTTTTTGAATGTTGTTGCTTTTGTCTTCAATGCCTCTTGCATTCCTTTCCTTCCACAATGTCCACCAGATGCTTGCAGGGATCAATTCCCACCAGTCCTCTTCTGACTCTCTTCTTCCAATCTCTTTCCAGCAATCCATCATACTTTTAGTAGTTTTGGGAACCACCCAACTCACTCCAAGTATACACAAGAACATGTTCCACAGATTTGCAGCTCTTTTACAGTGTAGAAATAGATGGCTATTTATTTCAGCATCCTGGTCACACATAAAACATCTTCAGCAAATCTGTCTATCTCTTCTTTGTAGTACTTCATGAGTCAAACAAGCTTTCCTGCAAACTAACCACATGAAACAAGAAACTTTTAAGGGGAGTTTGGCATTCCAGATTAGTTTCCAAGGCCAGTTCCTAATCTGCAGTTGCCAGTATTTCTCCTCCAGTAGCATGACTTCACAGTGAACGCACCCTTGCTGTGAAGTTTTCACACTGGTCTGTCAGGTGCATTGGTAGTTCCATTGAAATCATTTATCACCATAAGAAAATCTGCAGCTCTTTGAACCTCCCAATCATTTAGTGCCCTTCTGAAGTTGAAATTCCAACCT
Protein-coding regions in this window:
- the LOC125858516 gene encoding protein TRANSPARENT TESTA GLABRA 1-like → MEKKSGKKFHPRSGNSVTYDSSYPIYAMAFSSFTSSLPNRHPRIAIGSFIEEINNCVDILSFDAHNLTLKPIPNLCFEHPYPPTKLMFHPNPFDSLKSNDILASCSDYLRLWEVGDTSIEPLFTLSKNKTSEYVAPLTSFDWNEVEPRRIGTSSIDTTCTIWDVEIGAVESQIIAHDKEVYDIAWAEAAVFASVSADGSVRIFDLRHKEHTTIIYESPEPGTQLLRLAWNKHDLRYLATMSMDCNKIMILDIRSLARPVAELARHQASVNAIAWAPQSRRHICSAGDDGQALIWELPTVVGPNGIDHMARYSAGAEINQIQWSAAHHDWIAIAFSNKLQLLKV